A section of the Castanea sativa cultivar Marrone di Chiusa Pesio chromosome 12, ASM4071231v1 genome encodes:
- the LOC142619326 gene encoding 12-oxophytodienoate reductase 2-like, which produces MAAEAPTIPLLTPYKLGKFNLSHRVVLAPLTRQRSYGNVPQPHAILYYSQRTSIGGLLIAEATGVSDTAQGYPDTPGIWTKEQVEAWKPIVDAVHAKGGVFFCQIWHMGRVSNQGFQPNGQAPISSTDRPLTPQILANGLDLAEYTPPRQLRIEEIPQIVNDFRLAAKNAIEAGFDGVEIHGAHGYLIEQFMKDQVNDRMDQYGGSLENRCRFALEIVEAVSNEIGADRVGIRLSPFADYRESGDSNPEALGLYMVESLNKYGILFCHMVEPRMKTVGEKSESPHSLVPMRKAFKGNFFVAGGYDREDGNKAIAENRADLVVYGRLFLANPDLPKRFKLNAPLNKYNRDTFYISDPILGYTDYPFLEDIA; this is translated from the exons ATGGCTGCTGAAGCTCCCACCATTCCTCTTCTTACTCCTTACAAACTGGGCAAGTTCAACCTTTCCCATAG AGTTGTTTTGGCACCATTGACCAGACAGAGATCTTATGGCAATGTTCCTCAGCCACATGCTATCTTATATTATTCTCAAAGAACCTCCATAGGTGGTCTACTGATAGCTGAAGCCACTGGAGTTTCTGACACTGCTCAAGG GTATCCAGACACACCTGGTATATGGACAAAAGAGCAAGTTGAAGCCTGGAAACCCATTGTAGATGCTGTTCATGCCAAAGGTGGAGTTTTCTTTTGTCAAATTTGGCATATGGGGAGGGTTTCAAATCAAG GTTTTCAACCAAATGGTCAAGCTCCAATTTCTTCCACTGACAGGCCTTTGACCCCTCAAATTCTAGCTAATGGACTTGACCTTGCAGAATACACTCCTCCAAGACAGCTAAGGATAGAGGAAATTCCTCAAATTGTCAATGATTTTAGACTTGCTGCAAAGAATGCTATTGAAGCTG GCTTTGATGGAGTTGAGATCCATGGGGCTCATGGTTACCTAATTGAACAATTTATGAAGGATCAAGTGAATGATAGAATGGATCAATATGGTGGATCTCTCGAAAATCGTTGCCGGTTTGCTCTGGAAATAGTTGAAGCTGTTTCTAATGAGATAGGAGCAGACAGGGTTGGAATAAGGCTATCTCCTTTTGCAGACTACAGGGAATCTGGAGACTCAAATCCAGAAGCTTTAGGCCTTTACATGGTTGAATCCTTAAACAAATATGGTATTCTTTTTTGCCACATGGTTGAGCCAAGAATGAAGACAGTTGGAGAAAAGAGTGAAAGTCCCCATAGTCTTGTGCCAATGAGAAAGGCTTTTAAGGGTAACTTTTTTGTTGCTGGGGGTTATGACAGGGAAGATGGGAACAAAGCTATTGCTGAAAATCGTGCAGATCTTGTTGTTTATGGTCGTCTGTTTTTAGCCAATCCAGATTTGCCTAAGAGATTTAAGCTCAATGCTCCTCTCAACAAGTACAACAGAGACACATTCTACATCTCTGACCCTATCCTTGGATACACTGATTATCCTTTCCTTGAAGACATTGCTTAG